In Streptomyces seoulensis, the following are encoded in one genomic region:
- a CDS encoding exodeoxyribonuclease VII small subunit, with translation MSSKVDETLSYEQARDELIEVVRRLEAGGSTLEESLALWERGEELAKVCRRWLEGARERLDAALAEEAEEEEGD, from the coding sequence ATGAGCAGCAAGGTGGACGAGACGCTCTCGTACGAGCAGGCGCGGGACGAGTTGATCGAGGTCGTACGGCGGCTGGAGGCGGGCGGTTCGACGCTGGAGGAGTCGCTGGCGCTGTGGGAGCGCGGCGAGGAGCTGGCCAAGGTGTGCCGGCGCTGGCTGGAGGGGGCGCGGGAGCGGCTGGACGCGGCGCTCGCGGAGGAGGCGGAGGAAGAGGAGGGCGACTAG
- a CDS encoding WhiB family transcriptional regulator — MLQPPHSSPRVAAVPAQRGPARDRDQDAPWHTEAVCRRDEAGLFFAPSKEPTAARLSREEAAKRVCARCPVMIECREHALLQPEPYGVWGGLTAAERRVVLARRRRREVELKKATAARMAG; from the coding sequence GTGCTGCAACCGCCGCATTCGTCCCCGCGGGTAGCCGCCGTTCCGGCCCAGCGGGGCCCGGCGCGAGACAGGGATCAGGACGCGCCCTGGCACACCGAGGCGGTGTGCCGCCGCGACGAGGCCGGTCTGTTCTTCGCCCCGTCCAAGGAGCCGACCGCCGCGCGGCTGTCCCGCGAGGAGGCGGCGAAGCGGGTGTGCGCCCGCTGCCCGGTGATGATCGAGTGCCGCGAGCACGCCCTGCTCCAGCCCGAGCCGTACGGCGTCTGGGGCGGTCTGACCGCGGCCGAGCGCCGGGTGGTCCTGGCCCGCAGGCGCAGGCGCGAGGTGGAGCTCAAGAAGGCGACGGCGGCGCGTATGGCCGGCTGA
- a CDS encoding DUF4245 domain-containing protein → MAGSNGKQKTVRDMILSLALIGIAAAVIYVFVPHDDHQPDLPRVDYSVETTTARRAVSYPVAAPEGLPDTWKATSVRFRGEESDRWHLGFQDPEGQYVQVEQSTEKRAAFIEQATQGSSATKKTVKIDGRTWTRYSGGRYDALVLEGTPGSTTVVSGTASFDRLTTMASALKMA, encoded by the coding sequence GTGGCAGGTTCGAACGGCAAGCAGAAGACGGTCCGGGACATGATCCTTTCCCTGGCCCTCATCGGAATCGCGGCGGCGGTCATCTACGTCTTCGTCCCGCACGACGACCACCAGCCCGACCTTCCCCGGGTCGACTACTCGGTCGAGACGACCACGGCACGCCGGGCGGTGAGCTACCCGGTGGCGGCCCCCGAGGGGCTGCCGGACACCTGGAAGGCCACCTCCGTCCGCTTCCGTGGCGAGGAGTCCGACCGCTGGCACCTCGGCTTCCAGGACCCCGAGGGCCAGTACGTGCAGGTCGAGCAGTCCACCGAGAAGCGCGCCGCCTTCATCGAGCAGGCCACCCAGGGCTCCTCGGCGACGAAGAAGACCGTGAAGATCGACGGCCGCACCTGGACCCGGTACTCCGGCGGCCGCTACGACGCCCTCGTCCTGGAGGGCACCCCCGGCTCCACCACGGTGGTTTCCGGCACCGCCTCCTTCGACCGCCTGACCACCATGGCCTCGGCGCTCAAGATGGCCTAG
- the xseA gene encoding exodeoxyribonuclease VII large subunit, producing MAVNTSPEVPLPVGEVSRLIGRWIDRLGAVWVEGQITQLSRRPGAGVVFLTLRDPSHDISVSVTCYRQVFDAVADVVGEGARVVVLAKPEWYAPRGQLSLRAAEIRPVGVGELLARLEQLKKSLAAEGLFAADRKKPLPFLPQLIGLVCGRASAAERDVLENARHRWPAVRFEVRNVPVQGVHAVPQVVQAVKELDARDDVDVIVVARGGGSVEDLLPFSDEELIRTVAACRTPVVSAIGHEPDTPLLDLVADLRASTPTDAAKKVVPDVGEELARVRMLRDRGRRCAHSLLEREERGLAHALARPVMERPHRMLDEREEQVEALLGRARRTLGHLLDRAESELTHTHARVVALSPAATLRRGYAVLQKEDGHVVRDPAEVTEGEPLRARVAAGEFAVRVDVGGDE from the coding sequence ATGGCTGTGAACACGTCGCCCGAGGTCCCGCTCCCGGTCGGGGAGGTCTCCCGGCTGATCGGACGCTGGATCGACCGGCTCGGCGCGGTGTGGGTGGAGGGGCAGATCACCCAGTTGTCGCGGCGGCCCGGCGCCGGGGTGGTGTTCCTGACCCTGCGCGACCCCTCGCACGACATCTCGGTCAGCGTCACCTGCTACCGGCAGGTGTTCGACGCGGTCGCGGACGTGGTCGGCGAGGGCGCGCGGGTCGTGGTGCTCGCCAAGCCCGAGTGGTACGCCCCGCGCGGCCAGCTCTCGCTGCGCGCCGCCGAGATACGGCCGGTGGGCGTGGGCGAGCTGCTGGCGCGGCTGGAGCAGCTCAAGAAGTCGCTGGCGGCGGAGGGGCTGTTCGCGGCCGACCGCAAGAAGCCGCTGCCGTTCCTGCCGCAGCTCATCGGGCTGGTGTGCGGCCGGGCCTCGGCGGCGGAGCGGGACGTGCTGGAGAACGCCCGGCACCGCTGGCCCGCCGTCCGCTTCGAGGTGCGCAATGTGCCGGTGCAGGGGGTGCACGCGGTGCCGCAGGTGGTCCAGGCGGTCAAGGAGCTGGACGCGCGGGACGACGTGGACGTGATCGTGGTGGCGCGCGGCGGGGGCAGCGTGGAGGACCTGCTGCCGTTCTCCGACGAGGAGCTGATCCGCACCGTGGCGGCCTGCCGTACGCCGGTGGTCTCGGCGATCGGGCACGAGCCCGACACCCCGCTGCTGGACCTGGTCGCCGACCTGCGCGCCTCCACCCCGACCGACGCGGCCAAGAAGGTCGTCCCGGACGTGGGCGAGGAGCTGGCGCGGGTACGGATGCTGCGCGACCGGGGCCGGCGGTGCGCGCACTCCCTGCTGGAGCGGGAGGAGCGGGGGCTGGCGCATGCGCTGGCCCGGCCCGTGATGGAGCGCCCGCACCGGATGCTGGACGAGCGGGAGGAGCAGGTGGAGGCGCTGCTGGGCCGCGCCCGGCGCACGCTCGGTCATCTGCTGGACCGGGCGGAGTCGGAGCTGACGCACACGCACGCGCGCGTGGTCGCCCTCTCCCCCGCGGCCACCCTCCGGCGGGGCTACGCGGTCCTGCAGAAGGAGGACGGCCATGTGGTCCGCGACCCGGCCGAGGTGACCGAGGGCGAGCCGCTGCGGGCCCGGGTGGCGGCGGGCGAGTTCGCCGTACGGGTCGATGTCGGCGGCGATGAATAG
- the glpX gene encoding class II fructose-bisphosphatase, which yields MTEHHLPSELDVPSEAPDRNLALELVRVTEAAAMAAGRWVGRGDKNGADGAAVRAMRTLVSTVSMNGVVVIGEGEKDEAPMLFNGEQVGDGTGPEVDIAVDPIDGTTLTAKGMANAIAVLAAAERGAMFDPSAVFYMDKLVTGPEAADFVDIDAPVSVNIRRVAKAKRRTPEDVTVCILDRPRHEGVIKEIRDTGARIKLISDGDVAGSILALREGTGIDLLLGIGGTPEGIISACAVKCLGGTIQGKLWPKDDEERERAIAAGHDLDRVLTTDDLVSGENVFFVATGITDGELMRGVRYRSETATTDSIVMRSKSGTVRKIESEHRLSKLRAYSAVDFDRAK from the coding sequence ATGACCGAGCATCATCTGCCGTCCGAACTCGATGTCCCCTCCGAGGCCCCCGACCGCAACCTCGCCCTGGAACTGGTCAGGGTCACCGAGGCAGCGGCCATGGCCGCGGGCCGCTGGGTCGGCCGCGGCGACAAGAACGGCGCCGACGGCGCCGCCGTGCGCGCCATGCGGACCCTCGTCTCCACCGTCTCGATGAACGGCGTCGTCGTCATCGGCGAGGGCGAGAAGGACGAGGCGCCGATGCTCTTCAACGGGGAGCAGGTCGGCGACGGGACGGGACCCGAGGTCGACATCGCCGTGGACCCGATCGACGGGACCACCCTGACGGCGAAGGGCATGGCGAACGCGATCGCCGTGCTGGCCGCCGCCGAGCGGGGCGCCATGTTCGACCCGTCCGCCGTGTTCTACATGGACAAGCTGGTCACCGGGCCCGAGGCGGCCGACTTCGTGGACATCGACGCGCCCGTGTCGGTCAACATCCGCCGGGTCGCCAAGGCGAAGCGGCGCACGCCCGAGGACGTCACGGTCTGCATCCTGGACCGGCCCCGGCACGAGGGCGTCATCAAGGAGATCCGGGACACCGGCGCCCGGATCAAGCTGATCTCGGACGGCGATGTGGCGGGGTCCATCCTGGCGCTGCGCGAGGGCACCGGCATCGACCTGCTGCTCGGCATCGGCGGTACGCCCGAGGGGATCATCTCGGCCTGTGCGGTGAAGTGCCTGGGCGGCACGATCCAGGGCAAGCTCTGGCCCAAGGACGACGAGGAGCGGGAGCGGGCGATCGCCGCCGGCCACGACCTCGACCGGGTGCTGACCACGGACGACCTGGTGAGCGGGGAGAACGTGTTCTTCGTGGCCACCGGGATCACCGACGGGGAGCTGATGCGGGGGGTGCGGTACCGGTCCGAGACCGCGACCACCGACTCCATCGTGATGCGGTCCAAGTCGGGGACCGTGCGGAAGATCGAGTCGGAGCACCGGCTCAGCAAGCTGCGGGCCTACAGCGCGGTCGACTTCGACCGGGCGAAGTAG
- a CDS encoding DUF1707 SHOCT-like domain-containing protein — protein sequence MDLQKHAQPPATAPRPADLRASDADRDRVADILRDALAEGRLTAEEHAERVEGVLHTKTVGELDAFIRDLPAAHERPAAPAYAVPHRPPPGSLPADADTSVVAVFSSAVRRGRWRAGRRVHAFAVFGSVEIDLSEAVFEYQQVVIKAVSVFGDVQIRVPENVSLRGTGGSVLGNFEVSTVDSVQSDAPVIYVDGWSVLGNVEARPRRGRFVADILDRVQDKLDKADRKLRRHLDR from the coding sequence GTGGACCTTCAGAAGCACGCCCAGCCCCCGGCCACCGCCCCGCGCCCGGCCGACCTGCGCGCCTCGGACGCCGACCGCGACCGGGTCGCCGACATCCTCCGTGACGCCCTGGCCGAGGGCCGGCTGACCGCCGAGGAGCACGCCGAGCGGGTGGAGGGGGTGCTGCACACCAAGACCGTCGGCGAGCTGGACGCCTTCATACGCGACCTGCCCGCCGCGCACGAACGCCCGGCGGCACCCGCGTACGCCGTGCCGCACCGCCCGCCGCCCGGCTCGCTCCCGGCCGACGCGGACACCAGCGTGGTCGCCGTGTTCAGCAGCGCCGTGCGCCGGGGCCGCTGGCGTGCGGGGCGCCGGGTGCACGCCTTCGCGGTGTTCGGCAGCGTGGAGATAGACCTCAGCGAGGCCGTCTTCGAGTACCAGCAGGTGGTGATCAAGGCGGTCTCGGTCTTCGGGGACGTCCAGATCCGCGTCCCGGAGAACGTGTCGCTGCGCGGCACCGGCGGCAGCGTGCTGGGCAACTTCGAGGTCAGCACGGTGGACTCGGTGCAGTCGGACGCGCCGGTGATCTACGTCGACGGCTGGTCGGTGCTGGGCAACGTGGAGGCGCGGCCCCGGCGCGGAAGGTTCGTGGCGGACATCCTCGACCGGGTCCAGGACAAGCTCGACAAGGCGGACCGGAAGCTGCGCCGGCACCTGGACCGCTGA
- a CDS encoding malonic semialdehyde reductase — protein sequence MSLVLDPAAQDLLFREARTANSFTDEPVTDEQVRAIYDLVKYGPTAFNQTPLRITLVRSPEARERLVALMADGNKPKTAAAPLVAILSADNEFHEELPTLFPAFPQAKDAFFGERPVRERSAALNAALQAAYFVVGVRAAGLAAGPMTGFDAEGVRKEFLDDDHAPLMIVNIGRPAADASHPRGPRLSYDDVITTV from the coding sequence ATGTCTCTCGTTCTCGACCCGGCCGCCCAGGACCTGCTGTTCCGCGAGGCCCGCACCGCGAACTCCTTCACCGACGAGCCGGTGACCGACGAGCAGGTCCGCGCGATCTACGACCTGGTCAAGTACGGGCCCACCGCCTTCAACCAGACCCCTCTGCGGATCACCCTGGTCCGCTCCCCCGAGGCCCGCGAGCGCCTGGTGGCCCTGATGGCGGACGGCAACAAGCCCAAGACGGCCGCCGCACCGCTGGTGGCGATCCTCTCCGCGGACAACGAGTTCCACGAGGAGCTGCCGACCCTGTTCCCGGCGTTCCCGCAGGCCAAGGACGCCTTCTTCGGCGAGCGCCCGGTCCGTGAGCGCTCCGCCGCGCTGAACGCCGCGCTCCAGGCCGCCTACTTCGTCGTCGGCGTCCGCGCCGCCGGCCTGGCCGCGGGCCCGATGACCGGCTTCGACGCCGAGGGGGTCCGCAAGGAGTTCCTGGACGACGACCACGCCCCGCTGATGATCGTCAACATCGGCCGCCCGGCCGCCGACGCCTCCCACCCGCGCGGGCCGCGCCTGTCCTACGACGACGTGATCACGACCGTCTGA